The following are encoded in a window of bacterium genomic DNA:
- a CDS encoding tungstate transporter permease, which produces SEVGAVMMVGGNIEGRTRVLTTAIVLETRQGNFNTALALSVILLGMAFVVNALLFILQDRWQDA; this is translated from the coding sequence CTCCGAAGTGGGCGCAGTGATGATGGTGGGCGGCAATATCGAAGGGCGCACCCGTGTGCTGACCACCGCCATTGTGCTGGAAACGCGCCAGGGCAATTTCAACACCGCCCTGGCGCTCAGCGTGATTCTGCTGGGTATGGCGTTCGTGGTCAACGCCCTGCTGTTCATCCTGCAGGACCGCTGGCAGGACGCCTGA